A single window of Microbispora hainanensis DNA harbors:
- a CDS encoding DNA polymerase IV encodes MSRNQLLPRDPSPPPDGPADDSGCPILHVDMDAFYASVELLDRPELRGTPVIVGATGARGVVLSATYEARRFGVHSAMPMTRARRICPQATVIPPRHAKYAEVSRGVMEIFQSITPEVEPIASDEAFLDVGGARRRLGSPAAIARMIRAQVAERFGITCSVGVASTKFVAKLASRQCKPDGLLVVPADRVVEFLHPLPVAALWGVGERTEQALVRLGIRTVGDLAQVPVATLQREFGAVGAHLAALAWGRDDRRVVPHAPDKSIGNEETFPHDVDDPETIRRELLRLSERVAARLRAGGHVGRTVSVKLRRSDFTTITRSRTLREATDVAKEIFDTSCELYEAAGLERVRLRLVGVRVENLIPAAAATRQLGLGERETGWREAEQAMDRAARRFGPDAVKPASLVRRPFGPIGL; translated from the coding sequence ATGTCCCGGAATCAGCTGCTGCCTCGGGATCCGTCGCCACCGCCGGACGGCCCGGCCGACGACAGCGGCTGCCCCATCCTCCATGTGGACATGGACGCCTTCTACGCCAGCGTCGAGCTGCTCGACCGTCCGGAGCTGCGGGGCACCCCGGTCATCGTCGGCGCCACCGGCGCGCGCGGGGTCGTGCTGAGCGCCACCTACGAGGCCCGCAGGTTCGGGGTCCACTCGGCGATGCCGATGACCCGGGCCCGGCGCATCTGCCCGCAGGCCACGGTCATCCCGCCCCGCCACGCGAAGTACGCCGAGGTGTCCCGCGGCGTGATGGAGATCTTCCAGTCGATCACCCCGGAAGTCGAGCCGATCGCGTCCGACGAGGCGTTCCTCGACGTGGGCGGGGCCCGCCGCAGGCTCGGCAGCCCCGCGGCCATCGCCCGCATGATCCGCGCCCAGGTGGCCGAGCGGTTCGGCATCACCTGCTCGGTGGGGGTGGCGAGCACGAAGTTCGTGGCCAAGCTCGCCTCGCGCCAGTGCAAGCCGGACGGCCTGCTCGTGGTCCCGGCCGACCGCGTCGTGGAGTTCCTGCACCCGCTGCCCGTCGCCGCCCTGTGGGGCGTGGGAGAGCGCACCGAGCAGGCCCTCGTACGGCTCGGCATCCGCACCGTGGGCGACCTGGCCCAGGTGCCGGTGGCGACGCTCCAGCGTGAGTTCGGCGCCGTCGGCGCGCACCTGGCGGCCCTCGCCTGGGGACGCGACGACCGCCGGGTGGTGCCGCACGCGCCCGACAAGAGCATCGGCAACGAGGAGACGTTCCCGCACGACGTCGACGACCCTGAGACGATCAGGCGTGAGCTGCTGCGGCTGTCGGAGCGGGTCGCCGCGCGCCTGCGGGCCGGTGGGCATGTCGGCCGCACGGTCAGCGTCAAACTCCGACGATCCGACTTCACGACCATCACCCGGTCGCGTACGCTGCGCGAGGCGACCGACGTCGCGAAGGAGATTTTCGACACATCATGCGAGCTCTACGAGGCCGCCGGGCTGGAGCGGGTGCGGTTGCGGCTGGTCGGCGTGCGTGTGGAGAACCTGATCCCGGCCGCCGCGGCGACGCGTCAGCTCGGCCTGGGGGAGCGGGAGACCGGCTGGCGGGAGGCCGAACAGGCCATGGACCGGGCGGCCCGCCGCTTCGGTCCGGACGCGGTGAAACCGGCATCGCTTGTTCGGCGTCCGTTTGGTCCAATAGGTCTATGA
- a CDS encoding DUF3040 domain-containing protein, whose product MPLSEHEQRLLDQIEQALYAEDPKWANTVRISDPRSHYKRRLVKASIGFALGVVLLMVGAVAAQIWLGAAGFVVMLATCLWGLSSWKRMNGFGDSPPTARGRGRRPQRQSFMERMEERWRRRHDEH is encoded by the coding sequence GTGCCGCTGTCTGAGCACGAGCAGCGCTTGCTCGACCAGATCGAGCAGGCCCTCTATGCCGAGGACCCGAAGTGGGCGAACACCGTACGGATCAGCGATCCGCGCAGCCACTACAAGCGCCGCCTGGTGAAGGCCTCCATAGGCTTCGCACTCGGCGTGGTCCTGCTGATGGTCGGCGCCGTCGCGGCCCAGATCTGGCTCGGTGCCGCCGGCTTCGTGGTCATGCTGGCAACCTGCCTGTGGGGCCTGTCGAGCTGGAAGCGCATGAACGGGTTCGGTGACTCCCCGCCGACGGCCCGCGGCCGCGGCCGCCGTCCCCAGCGCCAGAGCTTCATGGAGCGCATGGAGGAGCGCTGGCGCCGTCGCCACGACGAGCACTGA
- a CDS encoding DUF3488 and transglutaminase-like domain-containing protein — MKLPVAAGLATAAVTITLYPLFEGGTWFWSCMGAILVVTVTGTVASRLGARPWVAPAVTPVTVLIYLTLVFTPDEAWLRIIPTKDSVIRLAKLIASGYDGIQQYAAPVPDRPGIVLLTTAGVALIALLVDVFAVRLRRAALAGLPMLALFTVPAAVITDPIGWIAFVVAAFGYIGLLVADGRERLSRWGRAVVVRRSSDASRGSAPDTERLALSGKRIGVTAIALAVLVPALLPALSPDPLFGFGVGNGLGGGGGNIGIPDAIAKLGGQLRQQRNATVLTYTSSDDVPRYLRIFSLDIFDGTKWTLAPLRGRPEDRVSEGPLPPAPGLRPGVTVKRAEMWVKMSDEIDTLHFLPLPYPARQVEADGDWRADRASLMVFSTEDEAAGLDYRVMTEEPEPTLTELRTAVTLPDSDRYLQLPEGLDPRVTALTHRITADAASPYEAAVKLQEWFTQDGRFTYDVRASGSGAQALSRFLLRDRTGYCEQFAGAMAVMARLLNIPARVSIGYTGGTKIGNEWTVRTHDAHAWPELFFDGIGWLRFEPTPTGATGQGTAQVPLYSLPVTPTDGPTANPSDGPSSSAEDDAGQSAGPARPNPRQLDRDLDGTATAADPGMPVPVEIGIGVAAALALLLLPAAARVLVRRRRLRLVTRTAAGGHAAWAELRDMLTDLGMAGEPSETPRALGRRIGERYALGPQAAEALTRVVTSEERLRYAPTPSASGPVPADLRRIRRDLASKASRWRRLGAALAPMSVLLRVRAAGEGALDVFDRLEGLRPRLWRARPGGTRAAATPERPDGTRADDTAKERTLTGARR, encoded by the coding sequence ATGAAACTGCCGGTTGCGGCGGGGCTGGCCACGGCGGCCGTCACGATCACGCTCTATCCGCTCTTCGAGGGCGGCACCTGGTTCTGGTCCTGCATGGGGGCGATCCTGGTCGTCACCGTGACCGGCACGGTGGCCTCCCGTCTGGGCGCCCGCCCATGGGTGGCGCCCGCCGTGACGCCCGTGACGGTCCTGATCTACCTGACGCTCGTCTTCACGCCCGACGAGGCGTGGCTGCGGATCATCCCCACCAAGGACTCGGTCATCCGGCTCGCCAAGCTGATCGCCTCCGGATATGACGGCATCCAGCAGTACGCCGCCCCGGTGCCGGACCGTCCCGGCATCGTGCTGCTCACCACGGCGGGTGTGGCGCTGATCGCCCTGCTCGTGGACGTCTTCGCGGTGCGGCTGCGCCGGGCGGCGCTGGCCGGGCTGCCGATGCTCGCCCTGTTCACCGTGCCCGCGGCGGTCATCACCGACCCGATCGGGTGGATCGCGTTCGTCGTCGCGGCGTTCGGCTACATCGGCCTGCTCGTCGCCGACGGGCGCGAGCGGCTGAGCCGCTGGGGCCGGGCCGTCGTGGTGCGGCGTTCATCCGACGCCTCGCGCGGCTCCGCCCCCGACACCGAGCGGCTCGCCCTGTCGGGCAAGCGCATCGGCGTGACGGCGATCGCGCTGGCCGTGCTGGTGCCCGCGCTGCTGCCGGCCCTCTCCCCCGATCCGCTGTTCGGCTTCGGCGTCGGCAACGGCCTCGGCGGGGGCGGCGGCAACATCGGCATCCCCGACGCCATCGCCAAGCTCGGCGGCCAGCTCAGGCAGCAGCGCAACGCGACCGTGCTCACCTACACCAGCAGCGACGACGTGCCGCGTTATCTGCGGATCTTCTCGCTCGACATCTTCGACGGGACGAAGTGGACGCTGGCCCCGCTGCGCGGACGCCCGGAAGACCGCGTGTCGGAGGGGCCGCTGCCGCCCGCTCCCGGGCTGCGGCCCGGGGTGACGGTGAAGCGCGCCGAGATGTGGGTCAAGATGAGCGATGAGATCGACACGCTCCACTTCCTGCCGCTGCCCTACCCGGCCAGGCAGGTCGAGGCCGACGGCGACTGGCGCGCCGACCGGGCCTCGCTCATGGTCTTCTCCACCGAGGACGAGGCGGCCGGGCTCGACTACCGGGTGATGACCGAGGAGCCCGAGCCCACCCTGACCGAGCTGCGCACGGCGGTGACCCTCCCGGACAGCGACCGCTACCTGCAGCTGCCCGAAGGACTCGACCCGCGGGTGACCGCCCTCACCCATCGCATCACCGCCGACGCCGCCTCGCCGTACGAGGCCGCGGTCAAGCTGCAGGAGTGGTTCACCCAGGACGGCCGGTTCACCTACGACGTGCGCGCGTCCGGATCGGGCGCGCAGGCGCTGTCCCGGTTCCTGCTGCGTGACCGCACCGGCTACTGCGAGCAGTTCGCCGGGGCGATGGCCGTGATGGCGCGTCTGCTCAACATCCCGGCGCGGGTGTCGATCGGATACACCGGCGGCACCAAGATCGGCAACGAGTGGACGGTCCGCACCCACGACGCCCACGCGTGGCCGGAGCTGTTCTTCGACGGGATCGGCTGGCTGCGGTTCGAGCCCACCCCCACCGGCGCCACCGGGCAGGGCACGGCCCAGGTGCCGCTCTACTCGCTGCCTGTCACGCCGACGGACGGCCCTACGGCGAACCCGTCCGACGGGCCGTCGTCGAGCGCGGAGGACGACGCCGGGCAGAGCGCCGGACCGGCCCGGCCGAACCCGCGCCAGCTCGACCGCGACCTCGACGGCACGGCCACCGCGGCCGACCCCGGCATGCCCGTGCCCGTCGAGATCGGCATCGGCGTCGCCGCCGCGCTCGCGCTGCTGTTGCTGCCCGCCGCCGCGCGGGTCCTGGTGCGACGTCGTCGCCTTCGCCTGGTCACGCGTACGGCGGCGGGAGGCCACGCGGCCTGGGCCGAGCTGCGCGACATGCTCACGGACCTGGGGATGGCCGGGGAGCCGAGCGAGACGCCGCGCGCGCTCGGCCGCCGGATCGGCGAGCGGTACGCGCTCGGGCCGCAGGCCGCCGAGGCGCTCACCCGCGTCGTCACGTCGGAGGAACGGCTCAGGTACGCCCCCACGCCCTCGGCGTCGGGGCCCGTCCCGGCGGACCTGCGCCGGATCAGGCGCGATCTGGCGTCGAAGGCCTCACGGTGGCGGCGTCTCGGGGCCGCGCTCGCCCCGATGTCCGTGCTGCTGCGGGTGCGGGCGGCCGGCGAGGGCGCGCTCGACGTCTTCGACCGGCTGGAGGGGCTGCGGCCCCGGCTCTGGCGGGCGCGGCCCGGCGGAACGCGGGCGGCCGCCACGCCGGAACGCCCGGACGGCACCCGGGCCGACGACACCGCGAAGGAGCGGACCCTCACCGGCGCCCGCCGCTGA
- a CDS encoding DUF58 domain-containing protein — protein MIGLKALTPRGRSFLASGVAALLCALVLGEQDLLRVSVLIIAMPLLASMVVARTRYRLACARRLTPARVQAGEQTTVTLRLENVTRLPTGLLLVEDTLQYALGTRPRFVLDRMESRGVREIDYKVSSDLRGRFPIGPLSVRIADPFGLVELTRSFTITDTLVVTPEVVPLPPARLSGEYSGGGDSRTRSVAAAGDDDVAPREYRQGDDLRRVHWRSTARHGELMVRREEQEWQSRGALLLDTRRHAHRGEGPRSSFEVAVSAAASIGVHLSAEGLALRLVTDQGAGHVVDTGQSWSLLDTLSVIRQSTARSLEHGIGALRQGGGEGLIIAVLGGLDPEEARALAQLRHSGVTAVAILLDLASWDRASGHGASWDAVAEENARAARSVLTGAGWRVLDLPAGTPLADVWPQAGNKRSAA, from the coding sequence ATGATCGGGCTGAAGGCTCTGACCCCGCGAGGACGCTCGTTCCTCGCGTCCGGCGTGGCGGCCCTGCTGTGCGCCCTCGTCCTCGGCGAGCAGGACCTGCTGCGCGTGTCCGTGCTGATCATCGCGATGCCGTTGCTCGCCTCGATGGTCGTGGCCCGCACGCGCTATCGGCTGGCCTGCGCCAGACGGCTCACCCCGGCGCGGGTGCAGGCCGGCGAGCAGACCACGGTCACCCTGCGGCTGGAGAACGTCACCCGGCTGCCCACCGGGCTGCTGCTGGTGGAGGACACCCTGCAGTACGCGCTGGGGACCCGGCCGAGGTTCGTCCTCGATCGGATGGAGTCCCGCGGCGTCCGGGAGATCGACTACAAGGTGAGCTCGGACCTGCGCGGGCGCTTCCCGATCGGGCCGCTCTCGGTGCGAATCGCCGACCCGTTCGGGCTGGTCGAGCTGACCCGCTCGTTCACCATCACCGACACGCTCGTGGTCACGCCCGAGGTGGTGCCGCTGCCGCCGGCGCGTCTTTCCGGGGAGTACAGCGGCGGCGGCGACAGCCGTACGCGGTCGGTCGCGGCGGCGGGCGACGACGACGTGGCGCCGCGCGAGTATCGCCAGGGCGACGACCTGCGCCGCGTCCACTGGCGCTCGACGGCGCGGCACGGCGAGCTGATGGTCAGGCGCGAGGAGCAGGAGTGGCAGAGCCGGGGCGCGCTGCTGCTCGACACCCGCAGGCACGCCCACCGGGGGGAGGGGCCGCGCTCGTCGTTCGAGGTCGCGGTCTCCGCCGCCGCGTCCATCGGCGTGCACCTGTCCGCGGAGGGGCTCGCCCTGCGCCTGGTCACCGACCAGGGCGCGGGACACGTGGTGGACACCGGCCAGTCGTGGTCGCTGCTCGACACGCTCTCGGTCATCCGGCAGAGCACGGCGCGCTCGCTGGAGCACGGCATCGGCGCGCTGCGTCAGGGCGGCGGCGAGGGCCTGATCATCGCGGTCCTCGGGGGGCTCGATCCGGAGGAGGCCCGGGCGCTCGCCCAGCTCCGCCACTCGGGCGTGACCGCCGTCGCGATCCTGCTCGACCTCGCCTCCTGGGACCGCGCGTCCGGGCACGGGGCTTCCTGGGACGCCGTCGCCGAGGAGAACGCGCGGGCCGCTCGATCGGTCCTGACCGGCGCCGGGTGGCGGGTGCTCGACCTGCCCGCCGGCACGCCGCTCGCCGACGTGTGGCCGCAGGCCGGAAACAAGAGGAGCGCGGCCTGA
- a CDS encoding AAA family ATPase — protein sequence MAVTPDVTDASARLEDLIDTAHRIRASIESVIEGKSDVVRLTLTVLLAEGHLLIEDVPGVGKTMLAKALARSIDCPVKRVQFTPDLLPSDITGVSAYNQQTREFEFKPGPVFANIVVGDEINRASPKTQSALLECMEEHQVTVDGVTYALEAPFMVIATQNPIEMEGTYPLPEAQRDRFTAKIAMGYPEPAAELEMLDVHGASQPLDKMEPVATTAEVAALIEAVRAVYVSQPVKRYAVDMVAATRHSPDLRLGASPRATLHLVRSARAHAALSGRDYVIPDDLQELAVPVLAHRLMPSLEAQGQRRHPEQLVGELVRRVPVPDAK from the coding sequence GTGGCAGTAACTCCCGACGTCACCGATGCTTCAGCTCGGCTCGAGGATCTCATCGACACCGCCCACCGGATCCGCGCCTCGATCGAATCGGTGATCGAAGGCAAGAGCGACGTCGTCCGTCTTACTCTCACCGTGCTCCTGGCGGAGGGCCACCTGCTGATCGAGGACGTGCCCGGTGTGGGCAAGACGATGCTCGCCAAGGCTCTGGCGCGCTCCATCGACTGCCCGGTCAAGCGCGTCCAGTTCACCCCCGACCTGCTGCCGAGCGACATCACCGGGGTCAGCGCGTACAACCAGCAGACGCGTGAGTTCGAGTTCAAGCCCGGACCGGTCTTCGCCAACATCGTCGTCGGCGACGAGATCAACCGCGCCTCCCCCAAGACGCAGTCCGCCCTCCTGGAGTGCATGGAGGAGCACCAGGTCACGGTCGACGGCGTGACCTACGCGCTGGAGGCGCCGTTCATGGTCATCGCGACGCAGAACCCGATCGAGATGGAGGGCACCTATCCCCTCCCCGAGGCGCAGCGCGACCGATTCACCGCCAAGATCGCCATGGGATACCCGGAGCCTGCCGCCGAGCTGGAGATGCTGGACGTGCACGGCGCCTCGCAGCCGCTGGACAAGATGGAACCGGTCGCGACCACGGCGGAGGTGGCCGCGCTGATCGAGGCCGTCCGCGCGGTCTACGTCTCCCAGCCGGTCAAGCGCTACGCGGTCGACATGGTCGCGGCCACCCGGCACTCCCCCGACCTGCGGCTCGGCGCCTCCCCGCGCGCCACCCTTCATCTGGTGCGCAGCGCGCGGGCCCACGCCGCGCTGTCCGGCCGCGACTACGTGATCCCGGACGACCTGCAGGAGCTGGCCGTCCCCGTGCTGGCGCACCGCCTGATGCCGAGCCTGGAGGCGCAGGGGCAGCGCCGCCACCCCGAACAGCTCGTCGGCGAGCTGGTGCGGCGCGTCCCGGTGCCCGACGCCAAATAG
- the mraZ gene encoding division/cell wall cluster transcriptional repressor MraZ, translated as MFLGTHHPRLDDKGRLFLPAKYREELAEGLVITKGQERCLYVFPVEEFQRITEALRTAPVTAKAVRDYSRVFFASASDEVPDKQGRITIPQTLRRYAGLERDCVVIGANTRLEIWDAQAWDTYLEAQEQAFSDLSEEVLPGIL; from the coding sequence GTGTTCCTTGGCACCCACCACCCGCGCCTCGACGACAAAGGACGGCTGTTCCTGCCGGCGAAGTATCGCGAGGAGCTGGCGGAGGGTCTGGTGATCACCAAAGGCCAGGAGCGCTGCCTCTACGTCTTCCCCGTAGAGGAGTTCCAGCGCATCACCGAGGCCCTGCGTACCGCTCCGGTGACGGCGAAGGCGGTCCGCGACTACAGCCGTGTCTTCTTCGCCAGCGCGTCCGACGAGGTGCCGGACAAGCAGGGACGCATCACGATTCCCCAGACGCTGCGGCGTTACGCCGGTCTGGAACGTGACTGCGTCGTGATCGGCGCCAACACGCGACTGGAGATCTGGGACGCCCAGGCATGGGACACCTACCTGGAGGCCCAGGAACAGGCATTCTCCGATCTGTCGGAGGAGGTGCTGCCCGGGATTCTGTAG
- the rsmH gene encoding 16S rRNA (cytosine(1402)-N(4))-methyltransferase RsmH — protein MLDRVLELLAPALSGPEPVAVDANLGLGGHAEALLAAHPSLHLIGIDRDPTAIERSTARLAPYADRITLVRAVSDELADVLRDAGRPRVDAALFDLGVSSPQLDEAERGFAYSYDAPLDMRMDREQELTAERVVNTYSAADLTRILRDYGEERFAARVASLIVKERAKDPITSTKRLADLVRAAIPAATRRTGGNPAKRTFQALRIEVNGELSALEQALPAALDALALGGRVVVLAYHSLEDRLTKQVLAARTRDTSPPGLPVPLEAHQPRFRLLTRGAELPDDEEVARNPRAASARLRAAERIREG, from the coding sequence ATGCTCGATCGCGTGCTGGAGTTGCTCGCTCCGGCGTTGTCCGGACCGGAGCCGGTGGCCGTGGACGCCAACCTCGGTCTCGGCGGGCACGCCGAGGCGCTTCTGGCCGCCCACCCCTCCCTCCACCTCATCGGCATCGACCGCGACCCCACCGCCATCGAGCGTTCCACCGCCCGGCTCGCGCCGTACGCGGACCGGATCACTCTGGTGCGCGCCGTCTCCGACGAACTGGCCGACGTGCTCCGTGACGCCGGACGGCCCCGTGTGGACGCCGCGCTGTTCGACCTCGGCGTGTCATCCCCTCAGCTCGACGAGGCCGAGCGCGGTTTCGCCTATTCCTATGACGCCCCCCTCGACATGCGGATGGACCGCGAGCAGGAGCTCACCGCCGAGCGTGTGGTGAACACCTACTCCGCCGCGGACCTCACACGCATCCTGCGCGACTACGGCGAGGAGCGCTTCGCGGCACGCGTCGCGAGCCTCATCGTCAAAGAGCGCGCCAAGGACCCCATCACCAGCACGAAACGGCTTGCCGACCTGGTCCGCGCGGCGATACCCGCCGCCACGAGGCGGACCGGGGGCAACCCGGCGAAGAGAACGTTCCAGGCGTTGCGCATCGAGGTGAACGGCGAGCTGTCGGCGCTCGAACAGGCGCTCCCCGCCGCACTGGACGCGCTGGCGCTGGGCGGGCGCGTGGTCGTGCTCGCCTACCACTCCCTTGAGGACCGGCTCACCAAGCAGGTCCTCGCGGCGCGAACCAGGGACACCAGCCCACCCGGGCTGCCGGTCCCCCTGGAGGCTCACCAGCCCCGGTTCCGCCTTCTGACGAGGGGAGCGGAGCTCCCGGACGACGAGGAGGTGGCCCGCAACCCGCGGGCGGCCTCGGCCCGCTTGCGGGCGGCAGAGAGGATCCGCGAGGGATGA
- a CDS encoding peptidoglycan D,D-transpeptidase FtsI family protein — translation MLRLGNPARRLRAALVVMAIVLSLFAGRLVQLQGFDSKVLQARAAEQRVRPETLPAKRGSITDANGHDLAVTVEAREIYVDPADVDPAKRDLVATTLARELNKPKEEIAAALAKTTQRYIPLARDVEPPRAKRIMGFELKGVGMKETYRRLYPGGSLAGGLLGFVGVDGRGLEGLESAYDAILAGKDGKQSVELGANRQRIPMTRSQREAPVPGRDVRLTIDRDLQWAAEQALDRQVRESRARSGSVIVMDVRTGQILAMANAPQADLNNWQSAPAEDRANRAVSEIFEPGSTNKVITAAAAMEAGVVTPETVFRVPDHIQCADQQLRDAHPHKPEPLTFTGILAESSNVGTIMVSEKITSQRLYDMFRSFGFGARSGSGVPGEQAGLLPQWETWSGSQRCTIAYGQGISVTALQMASVYQTIANGGVRLTPSIVAGTTDEHGAFVPSPPAKGTRVISEANAKKIALMLEAVVGNEGTGEEASIEGYRVAGKTGTAMRYDEKCAGYCGYTATFVGFTPADQPRLVALAVIQDPKKDHYGGSVAAPVFKDVMTFALKSRKIPPTGTKAPAMVLRPSE, via the coding sequence GTGCTCCGGCTGGGCAACCCCGCCCGGCGGCTGCGGGCGGCGCTGGTCGTGATGGCGATCGTGCTGTCGCTGTTCGCCGGCCGGCTGGTCCAGCTCCAGGGGTTCGACTCCAAGGTGCTCCAGGCGAGGGCAGCCGAGCAGCGCGTACGCCCCGAGACGCTGCCGGCCAAGCGCGGCTCGATCACCGACGCCAACGGCCACGACCTCGCCGTGACGGTCGAGGCCAGGGAGATCTACGTCGACCCAGCGGACGTCGACCCGGCCAAGCGCGACCTGGTCGCCACCACGCTGGCCCGGGAGCTGAACAAGCCCAAGGAGGAGATCGCCGCCGCGCTGGCCAAGACCACCCAGCGGTACATCCCGCTCGCCCGCGACGTCGAGCCGCCTCGGGCCAAGCGCATCATGGGCTTCGAGCTCAAGGGCGTGGGCATGAAGGAGACCTACCGCCGTCTCTATCCCGGAGGCTCGCTCGCGGGCGGCCTGCTCGGGTTCGTCGGCGTCGACGGCAGAGGCCTGGAGGGCCTGGAGAGCGCGTACGACGCCATCCTGGCGGGCAAGGACGGCAAGCAGAGCGTCGAGCTCGGCGCGAACCGGCAGCGCATCCCGATGACGCGCAGCCAGCGCGAGGCGCCGGTGCCCGGCCGCGACGTGCGCCTCACCATCGACAGGGACCTCCAGTGGGCGGCGGAGCAGGCGCTCGACCGGCAGGTGCGCGAGAGCCGGGCGCGCAGCGGCAGCGTGATCGTCATGGACGTGCGGACCGGGCAGATCCTCGCCATGGCGAACGCGCCCCAGGCCGACCTCAACAACTGGCAGTCGGCCCCGGCCGAGGACCGCGCCAACCGGGCCGTGTCGGAGATCTTCGAGCCGGGCAGCACCAACAAGGTGATCACGGCCGCGGCGGCGATGGAGGCGGGTGTGGTCACTCCGGAGACCGTCTTCCGCGTGCCCGACCACATCCAGTGCGCCGACCAGCAGCTCAGGGACGCCCATCCGCACAAGCCCGAGCCTCTGACGTTCACCGGGATCCTCGCCGAGTCCAGCAACGTCGGCACGATCATGGTATCGGAGAAGATCACCAGTCAGCGGCTGTACGACATGTTCCGGTCCTTCGGGTTCGGCGCGCGCAGCGGGTCGGGGGTCCCCGGCGAGCAGGCCGGCCTGCTGCCGCAGTGGGAGACGTGGTCGGGCAGCCAGCGCTGTACGATCGCCTACGGCCAGGGCATTTCGGTCACCGCGCTGCAGATGGCCAGCGTCTACCAGACGATCGCCAATGGCGGAGTGCGGTTGACCCCCTCGATCGTGGCGGGCACCACCGACGAGCACGGCGCGTTCGTCCCCAGCCCCCCGGCCAAGGGCACCCGGGTGATCAGCGAGGCCAACGCCAAGAAGATCGCGCTGATGCTGGAGGCCGTTGTGGGCAACGAGGGCACGGGAGAGGAGGCCTCGATCGAGGGCTACCGTGTCGCGGGCAAGACCGGCACCGCCATGCGCTACGACGAGAAGTGCGCGGGATACTGCGGGTACACCGCCACGTTCGTCGGCTTCACCCCGGCGGACCAGCCCAGGCTGGTCGCCCTGGCGGTGATCCAGGACCCGAAGAAGGACCACTACGGCGGCTCCGTCGCCGCCCCGGTGTTCAAGGACGTCATGACTTTCGCGTTGAAGAGCAGGAAGATCCCGCCGACCGGCACGAAGGCGCCCGCGATGGTCCTTCGCCCGTCGGAGTGA